A section of the Clostridium sp. TW13 genome encodes:
- a CDS encoding DUF4867 family protein, giving the protein MVIKKVTDPAFKKYGQILKSYDCSEIIETMKNSTPLPSDVVYEPSVKVLESLDIFNELQNREYGGLPIQIGYCNGNNYMLNAVEYHRSSEINIAVTDLILLIGSQQDIEDDYSYATSNIEAFLVPAGTAIEVYATTLHYAPCNVEDTGFKCVVVLPKYTNLPLEKSVEKTGEDALLFARNKWLIGHKDTDLGSQGAFIGLVGENISLK; this is encoded by the coding sequence ATGGTTATAAAAAAGGTCACAGATCCAGCTTTCAAAAAGTATGGACAAATTCTTAAAAGCTATGATTGTTCCGAAATTATAGAAACAATGAAGAACTCTACACCATTACCAAGTGATGTTGTGTATGAACCTTCAGTTAAGGTGTTAGAATCTTTAGATATATTTAATGAACTACAAAATAGAGAATATGGTGGATTACCAATACAAATAGGATATTGCAATGGTAATAACTATATGTTAAATGCAGTAGAATATCATCGTTCATCTGAAATAAACATTGCAGTGACTGATCTTATACTACTTATAGGTTCTCAACAAGATATTGAAGACGATTACTCATATGCTACTTCAAATATAGAAGCATTCCTTGTACCAGCAGGAACTGCTATAGAAGTTTATGCAACTACTCTTCACTATGCTCCATGCAATGTAGAAGATACAGGATTTAAGTGTGTAGTTGTTTTACCAAAATATACCAATCTTCCTTTAGAAAAATCAGTGGAGAAAACTGGTGAAGATGCATTATTATTTGCAAGAAACAAATGGTTAATTGGACACAAAGATACTGATTTAGGATCACAAGGAGCCTTTATTGGATTAGTTGGAGAAAATATATCTCTTAAATAA